In Actinomadura citrea, a single window of DNA contains:
- a CDS encoding succinic semialdehyde dehydrogenase encodes MASPTVPAEGAADPAEGATGPAEGAATSAEGAATSAKGAADTAGGGGDSAKGAAEHSLPQTLVDRLVSHVASDGAETATIPSPFTGEPLATVPLSSPEDVRAAYERAREAQRAWAALPARERAKPFLRLADALVDRRGEILDIIQLETGKARRHAMEEFLDVALCSLYYARRAPRLLKPRRRKGMVPGLTRVQELRHPKGVVALIAPWNYPFALGASDIAPALMAGNAVVHKPDTQTCLSSLWVLDLLVSLGLPRDLWQIVVGDPAEIGDPLVENADYVSFTGSTRGGKAIAEKVAPRLVAYSLELGGKNPMIVMPDADVERAARGAVRACFTNAGQLCISIERMYVHEDVYDRFVPRFVELVKGMRLGTGLDFDAEMGSLTHRRQLDAVTAHVDQAVKEGATVLAGGKARPDVGPLFYEPTVLADVNGDMDLCANETFGPVVAVYRYRDEDEVVARANDTPYGLNASVWTKSPARGRRLAARIQAGTVNINDGYGAAYASYDSPMGGMKQSGVGRRHGSEGLLKFTEVQTVASQHILDLEPPGAIGYDRFADSMATGIKLMKKLRIK; translated from the coding sequence ATGGCATCCCCGACGGTCCCTGCCGAAGGCGCGGCAGACCCAGCCGAAGGCGCAACAGGCCCAGCCGAAGGCGCGGCGACCTCCGCGGAAGGCGCGGCGACCTCTGCCAAGGGCGCGGCGGACACTGCCGGCGGCGGGGGGGACTCTGCCAAGGGCGCGGCGGAGCACTCGCTTCCTCAGACCTTGGTCGACCGGCTGGTCTCGCACGTCGCATCGGACGGTGCCGAGACCGCGACGATCCCGAGCCCCTTCACCGGCGAACCCCTGGCGACCGTTCCGCTGTCGAGCCCCGAGGACGTCCGGGCCGCCTACGAGCGGGCGCGGGAGGCGCAGCGGGCCTGGGCCGCGCTGCCCGCGAGGGAGCGGGCCAAGCCCTTCCTGCGGCTCGCGGACGCGCTGGTCGACCGGCGCGGGGAGATCCTCGACATCATCCAGCTGGAGACCGGCAAGGCGCGCCGCCACGCGATGGAGGAGTTCCTCGACGTCGCGCTGTGCTCGCTCTACTACGCCCGGCGGGCCCCGCGGCTGCTGAAGCCGCGCCGCCGCAAGGGGATGGTGCCGGGGCTGACCCGCGTCCAGGAACTGCGGCACCCGAAGGGCGTCGTGGCGCTGATCGCGCCGTGGAACTACCCGTTCGCGCTCGGGGCCAGCGACATCGCGCCGGCGCTGATGGCGGGCAACGCGGTCGTCCACAAGCCGGACACCCAGACGTGCCTGTCCAGCCTGTGGGTGCTGGACCTGCTGGTCTCGCTCGGGCTGCCCCGGGACCTCTGGCAGATCGTCGTCGGCGATCCCGCCGAGATCGGCGACCCGCTGGTGGAAAACGCCGACTACGTCTCGTTCACCGGCTCGACGCGCGGGGGCAAGGCGATCGCGGAGAAGGTGGCGCCCCGCCTGGTCGCCTACTCGCTGGAGCTCGGCGGCAAGAACCCGATGATCGTCATGCCGGACGCCGACGTCGAGCGCGCCGCGCGCGGCGCGGTCCGCGCGTGCTTCACCAACGCCGGTCAGCTGTGCATATCGATCGAGCGGATGTACGTGCACGAGGACGTCTACGACCGGTTCGTGCCGCGGTTCGTCGAGCTGGTCAAGGGCATGCGGCTCGGCACCGGCCTGGACTTCGACGCCGAGATGGGCTCGCTGACCCACAGGCGCCAGCTGGACGCGGTGACGGCGCACGTCGACCAGGCCGTCAAGGAGGGCGCGACCGTCCTGGCCGGAGGGAAGGCCCGTCCCGACGTCGGCCCGCTGTTCTACGAGCCGACGGTCCTCGCGGACGTCAACGGCGACATGGACCTGTGCGCGAACGAGACGTTCGGGCCCGTCGTCGCGGTCTACAGGTACCGGGACGAGGACGAGGTCGTCGCCCGCGCCAACGACACGCCCTACGGGCTGAACGCGTCGGTGTGGACGAAGAGCCCGGCGCGGGGCCGCCGCCTCGCCGCCCGCATCCAGGCGGGGACGGTCAACATCAACGACGGCTACGGCGCCGCCTACGCCTCCTACGACTCCCCGATGGGCGGGATGAAGCAGTCCGGTGTGGGACGCCGCCACGGGTCCGAGGGGCTGCTGAAGTTCACCGAGGTCCAGACCGTCGCGAGCCAGCACATCCTGGACCTGGAGCCGCCCGGCGCCATCGGCTACGACAGGTTCGCCGACTCCATGGCGACCGGCATCAAGCTCATGAAGAAGCTGCGGATCAAGTAG
- a CDS encoding DNA alkylation repair protein — MDAEGEAARILAELRAQADPVRAEGEKRYLKSDFAHFGVPVPALRKVALRAVKPTPAREELVALAETLWGATEGGRPVHEARMAAIEVLVKRAALLEPRDVGLAERLIRDSASWVYVDHLAEKVVGALVVRHPDLATVLDAWVADPYMWVRRTAMLALLAGVRTGDPDLDRIDRYGDALSGEREFFIRKALGWVLRELSKKNPEWVAAWVEPRVDALSGVTLREALRHLPPEAHLPPGAHHPPRF; from the coding sequence ATGGATGCGGAGGGGGAGGCGGCACGGATCCTGGCCGAACTGAGGGCGCAGGCGGACCCGGTGCGCGCCGAAGGAGAGAAGCGCTACCTGAAGAGCGATTTCGCCCATTTCGGCGTGCCCGTCCCCGCGTTGCGCAAGGTCGCGTTGCGGGCGGTGAAGCCCACCCCGGCACGGGAGGAACTGGTCGCCCTCGCCGAGACGCTCTGGGGTGCCACAGAAGGGGGCCGCCCGGTGCACGAGGCCCGCATGGCCGCCATCGAGGTCCTTGTGAAGCGGGCGGCGCTGCTGGAGCCGCGCGACGTGGGTCTGGCCGAACGGCTCATCCGCGACTCGGCGAGCTGGGTGTACGTCGACCATCTGGCGGAGAAGGTCGTCGGGGCGCTGGTCGTCCGTCACCCCGACCTGGCGACGGTACTGGACGCGTGGGTCGCCGATCCCTACATGTGGGTGAGGCGCACGGCCATGCTGGCGCTCCTGGCGGGTGTCCGGACGGGCGACCCTGATCTCGACCGCATCGACCGCTATGGAGACGCGCTCAGTGGTGAGCGCGAGTTCTTCATCCGCAAGGCCCTCGGATGGGTGCTCCGAGAGCTGTCCAAGAAGAACCCCGAATGGGTGGCCGCCTGGGTCGAACCCCGCGTGGACGCCCTCTCAGGCGTCACGCTACGCGAGGCCCTCCGCCACCTCCCTCCCGAAGCCCATCTCCCTCCCGGAGCCCACCACCCGCCTCGGTTCTAG
- a CDS encoding carboxymuconolactone decarboxylase family protein, whose protein sequence is MSVDALKGALPGYAKDTKLNLGSLTSTSQLSDQQLWGTVLACALATRSAVVIRELAEEAGGNLSAEAFEAAKGAASIMAMNNVYYRATHLIGDETYATLPARLRMSIIGRPGVEKVDFELWCLAVSAINGCGRCLESHEKVVREAGLSRELVQEVLRIAAVVNATAATLDAEAALAPATV, encoded by the coding sequence ATGAGCGTTGACGCGCTGAAGGGCGCCCTCCCGGGCTACGCCAAGGACACCAAGCTCAACCTGGGCTCGCTGACCTCGACCTCCCAGCTCAGCGACCAGCAGCTGTGGGGGACGGTCCTGGCCTGCGCCCTCGCCACGCGGAGCGCCGTCGTCATCCGGGAACTGGCCGAGGAGGCGGGCGGCAACCTGTCCGCCGAGGCGTTCGAGGCGGCCAAGGGCGCCGCGTCGATCATGGCGATGAACAACGTGTACTACCGCGCCACCCACCTCATCGGCGACGAGACGTACGCGACCCTCCCGGCCCGGCTGCGGATGTCGATCATCGGTAGGCCCGGCGTGGAGAAGGTCGACTTCGAGCTGTGGTGCCTCGCCGTGTCGGCGATCAACGGCTGCGGGCGGTGCCTGGAGTCGCACGAGAAGGTCGTCCGCGAGGCCGGCCTGTCGCGCGAGCTCGTCCAGGAGGTGCTGCGGATCGCCGCCGTGGTGAACGCGACCGCCGCGACCCTGGACGCGGAGGCCGCGCTGGCCCCCGCCACGGTCTGA
- the guaA gene encoding glutamine-hydrolyzing GMP synthase: MVADQSFDTVLVVDFGAQYAQLIARRVRECHVFSEIVPSTMPAAEMLAKRPKAIILSGGPASVYAEGAPVVPEGLFDIGVPTLGICYGHQVMAQALGGTVENSDVAEYGGATVAVTSPGMLFAGLPHEQAVWMSHRDFVSSAPSGFTVTASTDVTPVAGMEDLERGFFGVQFHPEVLHTEHGMEILRRFLYEGAGCRPSWTMVNIADESIEAVRERVGEKRVICALSGGVDSAVAAALVQRAIGDQLTCVFVDHGLLRKGEPEQVEKDFVAATGVNLHVVDAQERFLSALDGVTDPEEKRKIIGREFIRVFEEAAREIVHGGAGAAGEPAEPVEFLVQGTLYPDVVESGGGTGAANIKSHHNVGGLPEDLQFKLVEPLRTLFKDEVRALGEQLGLPSEIVWRQPFPGPGLGIRIIGAVTRDRLDILRDADAIAREELTRAGLDRAIWQFPVVLLADVRSVGVQGDSRTYGHPIVLRPVTSEDAMTADWAKLPYDVLQRISTRITNEVREINRVTVDITSKPPGTIEWE; this comes from the coding sequence GTGGTCGCAGACCAATCCTTTGACACCGTCCTCGTCGTCGACTTCGGCGCGCAGTACGCGCAGCTGATCGCACGACGGGTCCGCGAGTGCCATGTGTTCAGCGAGATCGTGCCGTCCACGATGCCGGCGGCGGAGATGCTCGCCAAGCGGCCGAAGGCGATCATCCTGTCCGGCGGTCCGGCGTCGGTGTACGCCGAGGGCGCACCGGTCGTGCCGGAGGGCCTGTTCGACATCGGCGTCCCCACGCTCGGCATCTGTTACGGCCACCAGGTGATGGCGCAGGCCCTCGGCGGGACGGTCGAGAACTCCGACGTCGCCGAGTACGGCGGCGCCACTGTCGCCGTGACGTCCCCCGGCATGCTGTTCGCGGGCCTGCCCCACGAGCAGGCGGTGTGGATGTCCCACCGCGACTTCGTGAGCAGCGCCCCGTCCGGCTTCACCGTGACGGCCAGCACGGACGTCACCCCGGTCGCGGGCATGGAGGATCTGGAGCGCGGCTTCTTCGGCGTCCAGTTCCACCCCGAGGTCCTGCACACCGAGCACGGGATGGAGATCCTGCGGCGCTTCCTCTACGAGGGCGCCGGGTGCCGGCCGAGCTGGACGATGGTGAACATCGCCGACGAGTCGATCGAGGCCGTCCGGGAGCGGGTCGGGGAGAAGCGGGTGATCTGCGCGCTGTCGGGCGGGGTCGACTCCGCTGTCGCCGCCGCGCTCGTCCAGCGCGCCATCGGCGACCAGCTGACCTGCGTGTTCGTCGACCACGGCCTGTTGCGCAAGGGCGAGCCCGAGCAGGTCGAGAAGGACTTCGTCGCCGCCACCGGGGTGAACCTGCACGTCGTGGACGCCCAGGAGCGCTTCCTGTCCGCCCTCGACGGCGTCACCGACCCGGAGGAGAAGCGCAAGATCATCGGGCGCGAGTTCATCCGGGTGTTCGAGGAGGCGGCCCGCGAGATCGTGCACGGCGGGGCGGGGGCGGCCGGAGAACCGGCCGAACCGGTCGAGTTCCTCGTCCAGGGGACCCTCTACCCGGACGTGGTCGAGTCGGGTGGCGGTACCGGCGCGGCCAACATCAAGTCGCACCACAACGTCGGCGGCCTCCCCGAGGACCTCCAGTTCAAGCTGGTCGAGCCGCTGCGGACGCTGTTCAAGGACGAGGTCCGCGCGCTCGGCGAGCAGCTCGGCCTGCCGTCCGAGATCGTCTGGCGGCAGCCGTTCCCCGGCCCCGGCCTCGGCATCCGCATCATCGGCGCCGTCACGCGCGACCGCCTGGACATCCTCCGCGACGCCGACGCCATCGCCCGCGAGGAGCTCACCCGCGCCGGTCTCGACCGGGCCATCTGGCAGTTCCCGGTCGTCCTGCTCGCGGACGTGCGGTCGGTGGGCGTGCAGGGCGACAGCCGCACCTACGGGCACCCAATCGTCCTGCGCCCGGTGACCAGCGAGGACGCGATGACGGCCGACTGGGCGAAGCTGCCCTACGACGTCCTGCAGCGGATCTCCACCCGCATCACCAACGAGGTCCGCGAGATCAACCGCGTCACCGTCGACATCACCTCCAAGCCCCCGGGCACCATCGAGTGGGAGTAG
- a CDS encoding TetR/AcrR family transcriptional regulator, producing the protein MTDARGHRPESGSGRPGARGDRREQTRAALLAAAERLWAERGIHGASLDDIAAAAGLTKGAVYSNFAGKTDLLLALMERITSARTRTDVCDELRAAAEDADRTGRPSRRDSDEAPRRLALLLVEFWLYGMRDYAAGWRIADWYAERRAQLAQELEPADGPAPDGLAPDDRAALTMALDFGLAFQHLLDPVRVPADLYSTGKTLVQGRPQP; encoded by the coding sequence ATGACGGACGCCCGCGGCCACAGGCCCGAGAGCGGCTCCGGCCGCCCCGGAGCGCGCGGCGACCGGCGCGAGCAGACCCGCGCCGCCCTGCTCGCCGCCGCCGAGCGCCTCTGGGCCGAACGCGGCATCCACGGCGCCTCGCTCGACGACATCGCGGCGGCCGCCGGCCTCACCAAGGGCGCCGTCTACTCCAACTTCGCCGGCAAGACCGACCTGCTGCTCGCCCTGATGGAGCGCATCACCAGCGCTCGCACCCGGACCGACGTCTGCGACGAGCTCCGCGCCGCCGCCGAGGACGCCGACCGCACCGGCCGCCCGTCCCGCCGCGACTCCGACGAGGCCCCCCGCCGCCTGGCCCTGCTCCTGGTCGAGTTCTGGCTCTACGGCATGCGCGACTACGCCGCCGGCTGGCGCATCGCCGACTGGTACGCCGAACGCCGCGCCCAGCTGGCCCAGGAGCTGGAGCCCGCCGACGGCCCCGCACCCGACGGGCTCGCTCCCGACGACCGCGCCGCCCTGACCATGGCCCTCGACTTCGGCCTGGCCTTCCAGCACCTCCTCGACCCCGTCCGGGTCCCCGCCGACCTCTACAGCACCGGCAAGACCCTCGTGCAGGGCCGCCCTCAGCCCTGA
- a CDS encoding FAD-dependent oxidoreductase, whose translation MKHDFDVLVVGSGFGGSVSALRLTEKGYRVGVIEAGRRFDTNPGGAPGSRYPELPKTNWRIARYLWAPALGLTGMQRMHLIRGAKSSRVMVLAGAGVGGGSLNYANTLYVPPEPFFKDRQWAHITDWRDELTPHYEQAKRMLGVVQNPTTTAADKVMKRVADRMGKGETFVRTPVGVYFGSGAGVESADPYFGGAGPRRRGCLECGECMVGCRHGAKNMLTENYLYLAEKAGARVMPLSRVTSVRPRAGGGYEVEIVRTGSFGRNRKTLTAEQVVFAAGTYGTQKLLHKLKSTGLLPRLSDRLGALTRTNSEAILGGGRRGGRPGPDFSEGVAITSSFHPTPDTHVEPVRYGRGSNLLASLQTLLVDGDRPGEPHTPRIRKFAREVVRRPGDLLQLFDVRHWSERTVIALVMQTRDNSITLSPRKGPFGWDVRASAGHGEPNPTWIPEGHEATRRIAEEIGGIPGGAWGDLFDVPMTAHFLGGCAIGDSAETGVIDPYHRVYGHPGLHVVDGSAVSANLGVNPSLTITAQAERAMSFWPNRSEEDRRPALGDAYRRLAPVVPKNPAVPADAPAALKLPIVDIT comes from the coding sequence GTGAAGCATGACTTCGACGTGCTCGTCGTCGGGTCGGGGTTCGGCGGCAGCGTCTCGGCGCTGCGGCTGACCGAGAAGGGCTACAGGGTCGGCGTCATCGAGGCCGGCCGCCGCTTCGACACGAATCCGGGCGGCGCGCCGGGGTCCCGGTATCCGGAGCTGCCGAAGACGAACTGGCGCATCGCCCGCTACCTGTGGGCGCCCGCGCTCGGCCTGACCGGCATGCAGCGGATGCACCTCATCCGCGGCGCCAAGTCGAGCCGCGTGATGGTGCTGGCGGGTGCGGGCGTCGGCGGCGGGTCCCTCAACTACGCCAACACGCTGTACGTCCCGCCGGAGCCGTTCTTCAAGGACCGGCAGTGGGCCCACATCACCGACTGGCGGGACGAGCTGACCCCCCACTACGAGCAGGCGAAGCGCATGCTCGGCGTCGTCCAGAACCCGACGACGACGGCGGCCGACAAGGTCATGAAGAGGGTCGCCGACCGGATGGGCAAGGGCGAGACGTTCGTGAGGACGCCGGTCGGCGTCTACTTCGGGAGCGGCGCCGGGGTCGAGAGCGCCGACCCCTACTTCGGCGGGGCGGGCCCGCGCCGGCGCGGCTGCCTGGAGTGCGGCGAGTGCATGGTGGGCTGCCGCCACGGTGCGAAGAACATGCTGACGGAGAACTACCTGTACCTGGCCGAGAAGGCGGGCGCCCGGGTGATGCCGCTCAGCCGCGTCACCTCGGTGCGGCCGCGCGCCGGCGGCGGGTACGAGGTCGAGATCGTCCGGACCGGCTCGTTCGGCCGCAACCGCAAGACGCTCACCGCCGAGCAGGTCGTCTTCGCCGCCGGCACCTACGGGACGCAGAAGCTCCTGCACAAGCTCAAGTCGACCGGGCTGCTGCCGCGCCTGTCTGACCGGCTCGGCGCGCTGACCCGCACCAACTCCGAGGCGATCCTCGGCGGCGGGCGGCGGGGCGGCAGGCCGGGCCCGGACTTCTCCGAGGGGGTGGCGATCACGTCGTCGTTCCACCCGACGCCGGACACCCACGTCGAGCCCGTCCGGTACGGCCGGGGCTCGAACCTGCTCGCCTCGCTGCAGACCCTTCTGGTGGACGGCGACCGTCCGGGCGAGCCGCACACGCCCCGGATCCGCAAGTTCGCCCGCGAGGTGGTGCGCCGGCCGGGCGACCTCCTCCAGCTCTTCGACGTCCGCCACTGGTCGGAGCGGACGGTGATCGCCCTGGTCATGCAGACCCGCGACAACTCGATCACGCTGAGCCCGAGGAAGGGCCCGTTCGGCTGGGACGTCCGCGCGTCCGCCGGGCACGGCGAGCCGAACCCGACGTGGATCCCCGAGGGGCACGAGGCGACCCGCCGGATCGCCGAGGAGATCGGCGGCATCCCGGGCGGCGCCTGGGGCGACCTGTTCGACGTCCCGATGACCGCGCACTTCCTCGGCGGCTGCGCCATCGGCGACTCCGCCGAGACCGGCGTGATCGACCCCTACCACCGCGTCTACGGGCACCCCGGCCTGCACGTCGTGGACGGCTCCGCCGTCTCGGCCAACCTGGGCGTCAACCCGTCCCTCACCATCACGGCCCAGGCCGAGCGCGCCATGTCGTTCTGGCCGAACCGCTCGGAGGAGGACCGGCGTCCCGCCCTCGGTGACGCCTACCGCCGCCTCGCCCCCGTCGTCCCGAAGAACCCGGCCGTCCCGGCCGACGCCCCCGCGGCCCTGAAGCTCCCGATCGTCGACATCACCTGA
- a CDS encoding zinc metalloprotease, translating to MKPLAAAALLAALVPAVPFGQSAPSASTGPSASTGHERRGDDCARPPAAPEARHRTDDGHARDRMDLSPAEAAAVETRLNRILDGLVQGGHGPSKSASLRRAAPITVPVYFHVIHAGAQGNVSNAMIQRQISTLNTSYGGGDGGANAHVSFTLKAVSRTDNAAWFGDPERYEGTYKPRLHQGGKSTLNLYSTYIGGDLLGWSTFPWKYKSDPTMDGVTIHYASMPGGSIENFNKGFSATHEVGHWLGLYHTFQDGCSGQGDRVADTPAERDPTNGCPSFKDTCPTPGEDPVHNYMDYGYDTCMTSFTPGQGTRIHNVWTAYRA from the coding sequence GTGAAGCCGCTCGCCGCCGCCGCTCTGCTCGCCGCCCTCGTCCCCGCCGTGCCTTTCGGGCAGTCCGCGCCGTCCGCGAGCACAGGACCGTCCGCGAGCACAGGGCACGAACGCCGGGGCGACGACTGCGCTCGCCCCCCTGCGGCACCTGAGGCGCGCCACCGGACGGACGACGGCCACGCCCGGGACCGCATGGATCTGAGCCCGGCCGAGGCCGCCGCCGTGGAGACGCGCCTGAACCGGATCCTGGACGGCCTCGTCCAGGGCGGGCACGGACCCTCGAAGAGCGCGAGCCTGCGCAGGGCCGCGCCGATCACCGTCCCGGTCTACTTCCACGTGATCCACGCCGGCGCGCAGGGCAACGTGTCCAACGCCATGATCCAGCGCCAGATCAGCACGCTGAACACGTCCTACGGCGGAGGCGACGGCGGCGCGAACGCGCACGTCTCCTTCACGCTCAAGGCCGTGAGCCGTACCGACAACGCGGCATGGTTCGGCGACCCGGAACGCTATGAGGGCACCTACAAGCCGAGGCTGCACCAGGGCGGCAAGTCGACGCTGAACCTCTACAGCACCTATATCGGCGGCGACCTGCTCGGCTGGTCGACGTTCCCCTGGAAGTACAAGTCCGACCCCACGATGGACGGCGTGACCATCCACTACGCCAGCATGCCGGGCGGTTCCATCGAGAACTTCAACAAGGGGTTCAGCGCGACCCACGAGGTCGGGCACTGGCTGGGCCTCTACCACACGTTCCAGGACGGCTGCAGCGGCCAAGGCGACCGGGTCGCCGACACCCCTGCCGAGCGCGACCCCACGAACGGCTGCCCGTCCTTCAAGGACACCTGCCCCACCCCCGGGGAAGACCCCGTCCACAACTACATGGACTACGGCTACGACACCTGCATGACGTCCTTCACCCCCGGCCAGGGCACCCGCATCCACAACGTGTGGACCGCCTACCGCGCCTAG
- a CDS encoding zinc metalloprotease → MKRAGIAAVLGMAAAFTAYAPAAPATLAAPSTSSTVCADQPAQARVRAGAHATERNQPGTAQVAAMEKDFQNRLGKLRKASTAAAITVRVHFQVVYGSAGNVSDSALTKQLSVLNNAYAGSGVTFTLAETRRTKNAAWFSDPEGYERQMKSALHAGNAQDLNFYTADLGSSLLGWATFPSSYRSQPSLDGVVVHYQSLPGGSLGNYNEGDTGTHEVGHWMGLYHTFQGGCGSTGDSVSDTPAEQSPASGCPTGRDTCSTAGADPIHNFMDYSYDSCMYEFTPGQSTRMKNQWAAYRA, encoded by the coding sequence ATGAAACGCGCCGGAATCGCCGCCGTCCTCGGCATGGCCGCCGCCTTCACGGCGTACGCCCCCGCCGCCCCCGCCACGCTGGCCGCACCGTCCACCTCGTCCACGGTGTGCGCCGACCAGCCCGCCCAGGCCCGCGTCCGCGCCGGGGCCCACGCCACCGAGCGGAACCAGCCCGGAACGGCCCAGGTCGCCGCGATGGAGAAGGACTTCCAGAACCGCCTCGGCAAGTTGAGGAAGGCGAGCACGGCGGCGGCCATCACCGTCCGCGTGCACTTCCAGGTCGTCTACGGCAGCGCGGGCAACGTGTCCGACTCGGCCCTGACCAAGCAGCTCAGCGTCCTCAACAACGCCTACGCCGGCAGCGGCGTCACGTTCACCCTGGCCGAGACCAGGCGGACGAAGAACGCGGCCTGGTTCTCCGACCCCGAGGGCTACGAGCGGCAGATGAAGTCCGCCCTGCACGCCGGCAACGCGCAGGACCTCAACTTCTACACGGCCGACCTCGGCAGCAGCCTCCTCGGCTGGGCCACGTTCCCGAGCAGCTACCGCTCCCAGCCGTCGTTGGACGGCGTCGTCGTCCACTACCAGAGCCTGCCGGGCGGCTCGCTCGGCAACTACAACGAGGGCGACACCGGGACCCACGAGGTGGGCCACTGGATGGGGCTGTACCACACGTTCCAGGGCGGGTGCGGCAGCACCGGCGACAGCGTCTCCGACACGCCCGCCGAGCAGAGCCCGGCCTCGGGCTGCCCGACCGGCCGCGACACCTGCTCCACGGCCGGTGCCGACCCCATCCACAACTTCATGGACTACAGCTACGACTCGTGCATGTACGAGTTCACGCCGGGCCAGTCCACGCGCATGAAGAACCAGTGGGCCGCCTACCGCGCCTGA